The following coding sequences lie in one Daphnia pulex isolate KAP4 chromosome 1, ASM2113471v1 genomic window:
- the LOC124190818 gene encoding DNA-directed RNA polymerase III subunit RPC8-like, which produces MFVLALVKQTVRVPSEKFNRDIDQAISEELNLKFANKVVLDVGLCIALWDIIKRGESFILPGDGGHHTKVEFRYVVFRPFMEQILVGRIKNCDKESVQVSLGFFEDIFISSENLQKNSRFDETEHLWIWEYQTEDGKHDLFMDTGEEIRFKVVAEYFIDTTPSGPSNEAPDSSLDPIKDNKRLSYRINASINESGLGLLSWWAS; this is translated from the exons ATGTTCGTTCTAGCTCTTGTCAAGCAGACTGTAAGAGTTCcttcagaaaaattcaatcggGATATTGATCAAGCTATTTCGGAAGAATTGAACTTAAAGTTTGCtaataaa GTAGTTCTGGATGTTGGACTGTGCATTGCTCTGTGGGATATAATTAAACGAGGAGAAAGTTTCATTTTGCCAGGTGATGGTGGCCATCATAccaaagttgaatttcgttATGTAGTATTCAGGCCTTTTATGGAGCAGATTCTTGTTGGTAGAATCAAAAACTGTGATAAGGAATCAGTCCAAG TTTCTTTGGGATTCTTTGAGGACATCTTCATTTCTTCTGAGAACTTGCAAAAAAACTCCAGATTTGATGAAACTGAACATCTTTGGATTTGGGAATATCAAACAGAAGATGGAAAACATGACCTTTTCATGGATACAG GTGAAGAAATCCGATTTAAAGTAGTTGCTGAGTATTTCATTGATACAACACCTTCTGGCCCCAGTAATGAAGCACCTGACTCATCTCTAGATCCaataaaagacaataaaaGGTTGTCGTATCGCATAAAT GCATCTATCAATGAATCAGGATTAGGTTTGCTCTCTTGGTGGGCTAGCTGA
- the LOC124190807 gene encoding cellular tumor antigen p53-like, which yields MDGQPPGYFGHNWETTNSQENEDMSFDLLPLTNSQNQVLQSIIENPSNYVEHTNAHPVEEENNYLCTDAFHFQHYQQQQLMDTTTYPINNCPGISINTSPTFDVPNGVPAMELWPGDQNFNVEFSKAQDKTKATPWIYSTKLKKLFVSMDKACPISFRMDNLSQEFHRYCIRGQMVYSKADHFQDPVERCPAHKGTGPPLPYTPHVLRCDDNDSTYVDHNDMRHSVVVPLKPPAPGTQSVSLCYKFMCLSSCQGGLNRRPTKLIFTLESVTNGGRYEVFGRYACDVRICSCPGRDIRAEEARFDKMHSHDPTASETDSSNLIPIELPSMAQLKGKIKKRRAVLPPPPPLVAQTDSTEDDDGIYNLNVNIKGLKNYNFIKDIISRFQHDYDGFPPGNNDQANHTDTGKRFKKEEP from the exons atGGATGGTCAACCACCGGGTTATTTCGGTCATAATTGGGAAACCACCAACAG ccaagaaaatgaagacatGTCATTTGACCTTTTACCTTTAACTAATTCACAAAATCAAGTACTTCAATCAATCATTGAGAATCCCTCAAATTATGTTGAGCACACGAATGCTCATCCTGTTGAGGAGGAAAATAATTACCTCTGCACAGATgcattccatttccaacattaTCAGCAACAGCAACTAATGGACACAACTACCTATCCCATTAACAATTGCCCTGGCATATCGATAAACACCAGTCCAACTTTTGATGTCCCTAATGGAGTGCCAGCAATGGAATTGTGGCCGGGcgatcaaaatttcaatgttgaaTTTAGTAAAGCTCAGGATAAAACTAAAGCAACACCATGGATA taTTCCACAAAACTGAAGAAGCTGTTTGTTAGTATGGATAAGGCCTGCCCAATTTCCTTTAGAATGGATAACCTTTCACAGGAATTCCACAGATATTGCATTCGGGGACAAATGGTGTATTCAAAGGCTGATCACTTTCAAG ATCCCGTTGAACGGTGCCCAGCCCACAAGGGGACTGGTCCACCGTTGCCCTATACTCCACATGTATTGCGTTGTGATGACAATGATTCAACATATGTCGATCACAATGATATGCGGCATTCGGTTGTCGTTCCACTGAAGCCTCCTGCTCCCGGGACCCAGTCAGTGTCATTGTGTTACAAATTCATGTGCCTGTCTAGCTGCCAAGGAGGCTTGAACCGACGACCCACCAAACTGATCTTTACATTAGAGTCTGTGACAAA tggAGGACGATACGAGGTTTTTGGACGATATGCCTGTGATGTTCGTATATGTAGCTGTCCCGGTCGGGATATTAGGGCTGAAGAAGCAAGATTTGATAAAATGCATTCACATGATCCCACTGCCAGCGAAACAGACTCTTCAAACTTGATTCCTATCGAGCTTCCTTCCATGGCCCagttgaaaggaaaaattaaaaaaagaagagctgttcttcctcctcctcctcctctggtCGCGCAAACAGATTCGACAGAAGACGATGACGGAATCTACAACTTGAACGTCAAT attAAAGGActcaaaaattataatttcatcAAAGATATTATAAGTCGTTTTCAACATGACTACGATGGCTTTCCCCCCGGAAACAATGATCAGGCTAATCATACTGATACTGGGaaacgttttaaaaaagaggagcCTTAA
- the LOC124190813 gene encoding histone H1-delta-like — protein MAEETNVVAETVEQPAAAAASPAAKPKKAAKATTSKAAKSQAVKRTRPAADKKVASPAKAVASPAKPKKVVKSAAGSAHPPYLEMVTQAVIALKERKGSSRQAILKYILANFQVGTDAKSANIRVTKALKKCSTAGTLVNTKGASGAAGSFRVSPEVLKPKKVAKEVKPAAAKKPKVAKKATSPKKPKVAAKKPISPKKVTAVKKVAPAAAKPKVAKPAAAKKAAAPAAKKPVAAKKVASPKKAAVKAPKPKVAKPAASPKKAAPKKAVAAKAAKAAKSPKAATKKAVAKK, from the exons ATGGCCGAAGAAACAAACGTTGTTGCCGAAACCGTTGAACAgcccgccgctgctgccgcttcTCCCGCAGCCAAGCCCAAGAAGGCCGCGAAGGCAACCACATCAAAGGCTGCCAAATCTCAGGCCGTGAAGAGGACTCGTCCGGCTGCCGACAAGAAAGTGGCTTCTCCCGCCAAGGCAGTGGCTTCTCCCGCCAAGCCAAAGAAGGTCGTCAAATCGGCCGCTGGATCGGCTCATCCTCCTTACCTCGAGATGGTCACCCAGGCCGTGATTGCACTCAAGGAACGCAAAGGATCTTCCCGCCAGGCTATCCTCAAGTACATCCTCGCCAACTTCcag gTCGGCACTGATGCCAAATCTGCCAATATTCGCGTAACGAAAGCTCTCAAGAAATGCAGCACCGCCGGAACTCTTGTAAACACCAAG GGTGCCTCCGGCGCTGCTGGATCTTTCCGTGTGTCGCCCGAAGTTCTGAAGCCAAAGAAGGTGGCCAAGGAAGTCAAACCGGCCGCTGCCAAGAAGCCTAAAGTGGCCAAAAAGGCTACTTCCCCCAAGAAGCCCAAGGTTGCGGCCAAGAAACCCATTTCTCCCAAGAAGGTGACGGCCGTCAAGAAAGTCGCACCGGCCGCTGCCAAGCCCAAGGTTGCCAAACCGGCCGCCGCTAAAAAGGCCGCTGCTCCAGCAGCCAAGAAACCGGTCGCAGCCAAGAAAGTCGCTTCCCCGAAGAAGGCGGCCGTTAAGGCCCCAAAGCCCAAAGTGGCCAAACCAGCTGCTTCTCCCAAGAAAGCCGCACCCAAGAAGGCTGTCGCAGCCAAGGCCGCCAAAGCCGCGAAATCCCCTAAAGCCGCCACCAAGAAAGCCGTTGCTAAAAAGTAG
- the LOC124190795 gene encoding anoctamin-10-like encodes MAKSNIEDWPAYVLELSTKEAKSEDVSWLLNWILGAFSEYGLQMSSSTPTPGQNLCVFVSISPERLLNVAKKCRIRSIDGKLPIGSLLDSGNLEETPLDNDEITTLQENLDHDGGEQTAMDARSIFTPADILWMIRHEIDSVRSETKQVLQIGDMKMTLFQGQSIVEKFLHKKLINNIYPLHEPEGLKRLGHDWLINSFKCATKQLPLNEVRRYFGEGVGFYFAFLEMLTWALLAPTCIGIVHHHFLQSEFEIQILFCVLYMLWAFILMEFWKRRSNGLCFLWNTKSKYGGGQGEPRANYRGPLMIDPITGQLQPYYPRWKTLIKLYCVSLPIVLICTLVAFWVMLESIWKETMMMEWTSTWPKDDLFWHLLALCIVSIPTVIYAILVWFANQIYRKLATKLTEWENHRTESQFESNRVTKLLLFEFVNNFMSLFYIAFYLQDIPMLQWQVALMLLVFQVINQLTETLFPYLNLCYVLKKNPINLKPTEKDDGVNKTLERLNVRILAPDNPAVKQAYKESLLEPYEGTIEDYLELYIQFGYVLLFVAAYPTASLWAFINNVAELRVDAFKLVHIHRRPTPARVAHIGAWEPAFRMICSMAVVTNCGLLYVMSSSPSPSAVDGEELSDNPVVGPVTDWTRAMICVSLDHILLAVQSILFVLIPAVPRWVHITAATRKAAQEKELRKLKK; translated from the exons atggcGAAGTCAAACATAGAAGATTGGCCGGCCTATGTTCTTGAATTGTCCACAAAAGAGGCAAAATCGGAAGACGTTTCTTGGCTTTTAAACTGGATTTTGGGCGCCTTTTCTGAATATGGTTTACAGATGAGTAGTTCAACTCCAACACCTGGTCAG AACTTGTGTGTATTTGTCTCCATCAGCCCTGAAAGATTATTAAATGTGGCAAAAAAGTGTCGAATTAGATCCATCGATGGGAAACTTCCAATTGGCAGCTTGCTCGACAGTGGTAACTTGGAAGAGACTCCATTAGATAATGACGAAATTACTACTTTGCAAGAAAATCTTGATCATGATGGAGGTGAACAAACAGCTATGGATGCCAGATCAATCTTTACTCCAGCTGACATTTTATGGATGATTCGTCATGAAATTGATAGTGTCAGGTCTGAGACTAAACAAGTTCTTCAAATCGGAGATATGAAAATGACGCTGTTTCAGGGCCAGTCCATTG TGGAAAAATTTCTTCACAAAAAGTTGATCAACAACATATATCCTCTTCACGAACCTGAGGGACTTAAGCGACTTGGCCACGATTGGCTAATTAATAGCTTCAAATGTGCCACAAAACAATTGCCTTTAA ACGAAGTGCGTCGATACTTTGGAGAAGGGGTGGGATTCTATTTTGCATTTCTGGAGATGTTAACGTGGGCACTTTTGGCACCTACATGCATTGGGATAGTTCACCATCACTTTTTACAGTCTGAATTTGAGATCCAGATCCTCTTCTGTGTTTTGTATATGCTTTGGGCGTTTATCCTGATGGAA TTTTGGAAAAGGCGTAGTAACGGACTGTGTTTTCTCTGGAATACGAAGAGCAAATATGGAGGTGGTCAGGGCGAACCGCGAGCAAATTACCGAGGACCGCTGATGATTGATCCCATAACCGGTCAACTTCAACC ATACTATCCCCGTTGGAAAACTCTGATTAAGCTATATTGCGTTTCCCTGCCGATTGTACTTATCTGCACTCTGGTAGCTTTTTGGGTGATGCTTGAATCAATCTGGAAAGAAACTATGATGATGGAATGGACTTCCACCTGGCCTAAAGACGATTTATTCTGGCATTTGCTTGCTCTCTGCATTGTGTCGATACCCACAGTTATTTATGCCATTCTCGTATGGTTCGCCAATCAAATCTATCGCAAACTGGCCACGAAACTCACGGAATGGG AAAATCATCGCACTGAATCTCAATTCGAAAGCAATCGTGTTACCAAACTCTTGCTTTTTGAATTCGTTAATAATTTCATGTCTCTCTTTTACATCGCTTTCTACTTGCAGGACATCCCTATGCTTCAGTGG cAAGTTGCACTGATGTTGCTCGTCTTTCAAGTGATTAATCAACTTACAGAGACTCTTTTCCCGTATCTTAACCTCTGTTACGTGCTAAAAAAG AATCCAATCAATCTGAAACCGAcagaaaaagatgatggagTGAACAAGACGTTAGAGCGTCTGAACGTGCGGATATTGGCACCCGATAACCCTGCAGTTAAGCAAGCATACAAAGAATCTCTTCTGGAACCCTACGAG GGGACCATCGAGGATTACTTGGAGCTCTATATTCAATTTGGTTACGTTCTACTGTTTGTTGCTGCCTATCCGACTGCGTCCCTTTGGGCGTTTATCAACAACGTGGCAGAACTTCGTGTCGACGCTTTCAAACTCGTGCACATTCACCGCCGCCCAACACCTGCGCGAGTGGCTCACATTGGAGCTTGGGAACCGGCTTTCCGGATGATTTGTTCGATGGCTGTTGTAACAAATTGTGGCTTACTCTATGTTATGAGTTCATCTCCATCTCCTTCGGCAGTTGATGGTGAAGAATTGTCTGATAATCCAGTGGTTGGTCCTGTTACTGATTGGACCCGTGCCATGATCTGTGTTTCACTGGATCATATCCTTTTGGCTGTCCAGAGCATTTTGTTTGTATTGATACCAGCCGTGCCTCGATGGGTTCACATCACAGCCGCCACCAGAAAAGCCGCACAAGAGAAAGagttaagaaaattaaaaaagtaa